A stretch of Sphingobacteriales bacterium DNA encodes these proteins:
- the recQ gene encoding DNA helicase RecQ, protein MNSLEQQIQHTLKEFFGFDSFKGQQKEIILSILEGNNTFVTMPTGGGKSLCYQLPAIVSEGTAIIISPLIALMKNQVDLIRTFGAKKGFAHFLNSSLTKKEIETVKNDVLSGNTKMLYIAPETFNRDKTIEFLNKTKLSFIAVDEAHCISEWGHDFRPEYRKIREVVDELGKLPIIALTASATPKVREDILINLEIEDARVFMSSFDRPNLYYEVRPKFSQKQAIREIVTYIKKNPGKSGIIYCLTRKKVEEVAETLRLNGIKAIDYHAGMDSAVRNKHQDMFLMEEVEVIVATIAFGMGIDKPDVRYVIHYDVPKSIESYYQETGRAGRDGIASDCILFYNFNDLLKLEKLYRDKQYYEREKANQLLKHMAAFAESSSCRRIDLLHYFGEKYDKPDCEEKKMCSNCRYPKEKFDGKDDVVRILKLVKSLSTEFNLEHLVNIMTGEVNQAILAYQHNKLKEFGSGKDKSFYHWKAIIRKADVEGLIEQNIETMGTISITEKGMEYLKNPYSVMVSVDDSYENIKEEDDEIKIAGGGYDETLFNMLKEIRKSIAKKLNVPPYIVFQDPSLEEMAIKYPITEEELTNITGVSATKAQRYGKEFIKLIAKYVEENEIERPDDLVVKSMPAKSKNKLFIIQNVDKKVPLDEIALAKGLDFHELLDEMESIIYSGHRLNIDYFINENIDIDTQQEIYDYFRNAESDSIEEALKHLGSQYIDTEELRLMRIKFISEMGN, encoded by the coding sequence GTGAATTCTTTAGAACAACAAATTCAACATACTTTAAAGGAATTTTTTGGCTTTGATTCCTTTAAAGGCCAGCAAAAAGAAATAATTCTGAGCATTCTCGAAGGGAATAACACTTTTGTAACCATGCCCACAGGGGGTGGCAAAAGCCTTTGCTACCAGCTTCCGGCTATCGTTTCAGAAGGTACTGCCATCATCATCAGCCCTTTGATTGCCCTGATGAAAAATCAGGTTGACCTGATCAGAACCTTCGGAGCTAAAAAGGGTTTTGCCCATTTTCTCAATTCAAGCCTGACCAAAAAAGAAATCGAAACTGTCAAAAATGATGTGCTGAGCGGTAATACCAAAATGCTTTACATCGCCCCTGAAACCTTCAACAGAGACAAAACCATTGAATTTCTTAACAAAACGAAGCTTTCTTTTATCGCTGTCGATGAAGCACACTGTATTTCAGAATGGGGACATGATTTCAGGCCTGAATACCGTAAAATAAGAGAGGTAGTTGATGAACTCGGAAAACTTCCCATCATAGCCCTGACGGCCTCTGCCACACCTAAAGTCAGGGAAGACATTTTAATTAATCTTGAAATTGAGGATGCAAGGGTTTTTATGTCATCATTCGACAGGCCTAACCTCTATTATGAAGTCAGGCCCAAATTCTCTCAGAAACAAGCTATCCGGGAAATCGTAACTTATATTAAAAAAAATCCGGGAAAATCCGGAATCATATACTGCCTCACACGAAAAAAAGTTGAGGAGGTAGCTGAAACCCTCAGGCTTAACGGCATCAAAGCCATTGATTATCATGCAGGAATGGATAGTGCTGTCCGCAACAAACATCAGGACATGTTTCTGATGGAAGAGGTTGAAGTTATTGTAGCTACGATTGCTTTCGGAATGGGAATTGACAAACCCGATGTCAGATATGTGATTCACTATGATGTACCGAAAAGCATTGAAAGTTATTATCAGGAAACCGGCAGGGCCGGACGTGACGGCATTGCTTCCGACTGTATTCTGTTTTACAACTTCAACGACTTGCTGAAACTCGAAAAACTTTATCGCGACAAACAATATTATGAGCGGGAAAAAGCCAACCAGTTACTAAAACACATGGCTGCATTTGCAGAATCATCTTCCTGCCGCAGGATTGATTTACTTCATTATTTTGGTGAAAAATATGATAAGCCTGACTGCGAAGAAAAGAAAATGTGCAGCAACTGCCGTTATCCAAAAGAAAAATTTGACGGGAAAGATGATGTTGTCCGTATCCTGAAACTGGTCAAATCGCTCAGCACTGAATTCAACCTTGAACATCTGGTCAATATCATGACAGGAGAAGTGAATCAGGCCATTTTAGCATATCAGCACAACAAACTGAAGGAATTCGGAAGTGGAAAAGACAAATCATTTTACCATTGGAAAGCCATTATCAGAAAAGCCGATGTTGAAGGACTGATCGAACAGAATATCGAAACGATGGGAACCATCTCCATTACCGAAAAAGGGATGGAATACCTGAAAAATCCATATTCTGTAATGGTTTCTGTTGACGACAGTTACGAAAACATTAAAGAAGAAGATGACGAAATAAAAATTGCTGGCGGAGGATATGACGAAACGCTTTTCAATATGCTGAAAGAAATCAGGAAATCCATCGCCAAAAAACTGAACGTACCGCCATATATCGTCTTTCAGGATCCCTCCCTCGAAGAAATGGCTATCAAATATCCCATCACCGAAGAAGAGCTGACCAACATCACAGGCGTTTCAGCCACCAAGGCTCAACGGTATGGAAAAGAATTCATTAAGCTCATTGCCAAATATGTCGAAGAAAACGAAATCGAAAGGCCGGACGATCTGGTGGTCAAGTCAATGCCTGCCAAATCAAAAAACAAGTTGTTCATCATTCAGAATGTCGATAAAAAAGTTCCTTTGGATGAAATAGCATTGGCTAAAGGACTTGATTTCCATGAATTGCTGGACGAAATGGAAAGTATTATTTATTCCGGTCATCGCCTTAATATTGACTACTTTATCAACGAAAATATCGATATCGATACCCAACAGGAAATTTACGACTACTTCAGAAATGCAGAATCAGACTCAATAGAAGAGGCTCTGAAACATCTGGGTTCTCAATATATTGATACTGAAGAACTGCGGCTAATGCGTATCAAATTTATCTCTGAAATGGGTAATTAA
- a CDS encoding M48 family metallopeptidase → MEAKSIYWLIVLILLFGFVLDRILSFLNHRTWEKKLPDDLKEFYDEEKYEKARNYNNTLWKFGILRESLSFFITLGFFMTGGFAWLNHLISPHIHHPVFLTLIYFAVLFFVSDLLSIPFSSYRTFVIEEKFGFNKTTPKTFILDKLKSYALLLIIGGILGFILIWLIIQLKEDFWIYAFLVMTAFSLFFTVFYSSLIIPLFNKLTPLEDGELRTAIFDFAGKVSFPLDNIYVIDGSKRSSKANAFFTGLWKKKKIVLYDTLIAKHTVPELVAVLAHEVGHYKKKHIVKGLIAGIAQTFVMLFIVSKLLFLPELSKAFGCTDYVLHINLIALTILFEPVNLIIGLAGNIFSRKHEYQADKFSVIHTGSYELKNALKKLSVAHLSNLKPHPAYVFFYYSHPPLLKRLQAIENIKLNPS, encoded by the coding sequence ATGGAGGCAAAGAGTATTTATTGGTTGATAGTTTTGATTCTTTTGTTTGGATTTGTTCTCGACCGCATCCTGTCTTTTTTAAACCATCGGACATGGGAAAAAAAACTACCTGACGACCTGAAAGAATTTTATGATGAAGAGAAGTATGAAAAAGCACGTAATTACAACAATACCTTATGGAAATTCGGAATTTTACGTGAGTCGCTGAGTTTTTTCATTACGCTGGGATTTTTTATGACAGGAGGCTTTGCCTGGCTCAACCACCTGATTTCGCCCCATATCCATCATCCTGTTTTTCTGACACTTATCTATTTTGCTGTTTTATTTTTTGTGTCTGATTTACTGAGCATTCCTTTCAGTAGTTACAGGACTTTCGTCATTGAAGAAAAGTTTGGCTTCAATAAAACCACTCCGAAAACCTTCATTTTAGACAAACTGAAATCTTATGCCCTGTTGTTAATCATCGGAGGCATTCTCGGCTTTATCCTTATCTGGCTCATTATTCAGCTAAAGGAAGATTTCTGGATTTATGCCTTTCTGGTAATGACGGCATTTTCCCTGTTTTTTACAGTTTTCTACAGTTCACTGATCATACCGCTTTTCAACAAGCTTACACCACTTGAAGATGGTGAACTGAGGACAGCCATTTTTGACTTTGCCGGAAAAGTCAGTTTTCCGCTTGATAACATCTATGTCATTGACGGTTCGAAACGCAGCAGTAAAGCTAATGCATTTTTTACAGGCCTCTGGAAAAAGAAAAAGATTGTGTTGTACGATACACTGATTGCCAAACATACTGTACCTGAGTTGGTTGCAGTATTGGCACACGAAGTAGGACATTACAAAAAAAAGCATATCGTTAAAGGTCTTATTGCCGGCATTGCTCAGACTTTTGTCATGCTCTTCATTGTTTCAAAGCTTCTTTTTCTGCCTGAGCTTTCAAAAGCTTTCGGATGTACTGATTATGTCCTGCATATCAATCTGATAGCACTGACGATATTGTTTGAACCGGTGAATCTGATCATTGGACTTGCTGGTAACATTTTTTCCAGAAAACATGAATATCAGGCAGATAAGTTCTCAGTTATTCATACGGGGAGTTATGAGCTTAAAAATGCCCTGAAAAAGCTTTCAGTGGCTCATCTGTCGAATCTGAAGCCTCATCCGGCTTATGTGTTTTTCTATTACTCACATCCACCTTTGCTCAAACGCCTTCAGGCTATTGAGAACATTAAACTCAACCCATCATGA
- a CDS encoding OmpH family outer membrane protein, protein MKKTFIIVSSIYGLAIIALFILFFLGKKGHSGEVKNPDLPVNIPDSLMAKPEKPLTIAYVNTDTILANYKYYKSQIASLESSQAIAERQLEERYKKLEEDYKNYLTKIKLGLIKQEDAENQFAEKQAELQDYQDKLRNNLLEKEQKVADQLYDSILNHIAIFNKQAGYTYIIAHAKGSNILYSDPSLDLTQIILQSLNASYDAWSKKKGKK, encoded by the coding sequence ATGAAAAAGACCTTTATCATTGTCAGCTCTATCTATGGCTTAGCTATTATTGCCCTTTTTATATTATTTTTTCTTGGTAAAAAAGGCCATTCCGGAGAAGTAAAAAACCCTGATTTACCCGTAAATATACCTGACTCCCTGATGGCAAAACCCGAAAAACCATTGACCATTGCATATGTTAATACCGATACCATTCTGGCTAATTATAAATATTACAAATCGCAGATTGCCTCTCTTGAAAGCTCACAGGCAATAGCTGAACGCCAGCTCGAAGAGCGGTACAAAAAACTGGAGGAAGACTACAAAAACTACCTGACAAAAATCAAACTCGGTCTTATAAAACAGGAAGATGCTGAAAATCAGTTTGCTGAAAAACAGGCCGAACTTCAGGATTATCAGGATAAATTGCGTAACAACCTGCTTGAAAAAGAACAGAAAGTTGCCGATCAACTCTACGACAGTATTCTGAATCATATTGCCATCTTCAATAAGCAGGCAGGTTATACTTACATCATAGCCCACGCAAAAGGGAGCAACATCCTGTATTCCGATCCCTCACTCGACCTTACACAGATCATCCTTCAAAGCCTGAATGCCAGCTATGATGCCTGGTCGAAAAAGAAAGGAAAAAAATAA
- a CDS encoding T9SS type A sorting domain-containing protein yields MKKICFVITLLLTALNSYTQISPVNWQTLISSDCENVSVDISFIQNGIIFLAGNFISENVAIGDFILKNNSPADAPFKNDFFIASINEKGKIINVFKYPGERFGTIKDMIVTDYFIYAIAFLYDSKGNYGFFLLKFNMKGELLNEVYFDTYLKDFTFHLSCLTVDSDENIYVSGISKSDSINIGHFKNQISKEQKYYSFIIKFSPNLSLKWVKAINFFEVYPFYEEIRDIKVDESQNLYFLKTRSLIILDKDGNHIKNIEFGARYGSFVNVTPLNSGEFYLIGNFCSPDYEYKNIKLIKERPGQNAVFLIKFSTGFHPVWGKLIEGDQYLGIDIANNYTINRATCIVKDRLFIHLSLMGTYILSNHKKISINNINNPITNVLVVLDNNANIGNIFPVFPGNIFTGMIDEKNYVAVYKEFQDHYHFDSLNPYFSMKGWVVRKRALVTFSQMNEDQKIKEFSVYPNPSLNGKFTITSSSSIQGKNYVYDLNGNLILETESTSIDLSNFPKASYLLKSEQFPNAVWLLTQ; encoded by the coding sequence ATGAAAAAGATCTGCTTCGTTATTACCCTATTATTAACAGCTTTAAACTCTTACACACAGATTTCACCAGTTAACTGGCAAACATTGATTAGTAGCGATTGTGAAAATGTTTCGGTTGATATTTCCTTTATCCAAAATGGAATAATATTTCTGGCCGGAAATTTCATATCTGAAAATGTGGCAATTGGAGATTTTATTCTTAAAAACAATAGTCCAGCTGATGCTCCTTTCAAAAATGATTTTTTTATTGCCAGCATCAACGAAAAAGGTAAAATTATCAATGTGTTCAAATATCCCGGAGAAAGGTTTGGAACCATCAAAGATATGATTGTCACGGATTATTTTATTTATGCAATTGCCTTCTTATATGATTCAAAAGGAAATTATGGATTTTTTCTTCTGAAATTCAACATGAAAGGTGAACTTCTGAATGAGGTGTATTTTGATACTTATCTGAAAGACTTTACGTTTCACCTATCATGTCTTACTGTTGACAGCGATGAAAACATATATGTTTCCGGAATTTCCAAATCTGACAGTATTAATATTGGACACTTTAAAAACCAAATTTCTAAAGAGCAGAAATATTATAGCTTTATTATCAAGTTTTCTCCCAATCTTTCCCTGAAATGGGTAAAAGCTATTAATTTTTTCGAAGTTTATCCATTTTATGAAGAAATCAGGGATATTAAAGTGGACGAATCACAAAATCTGTATTTTCTCAAAACCAGATCCCTTATTATTCTTGACAAAGATGGAAATCACATAAAAAATATTGAATTTGGTGCCCGCTATGGTTCATTTGTCAATGTTACTCCCCTTAATTCCGGAGAATTCTATCTTATTGGAAATTTCTGCTCCCCTGATTATGAATATAAGAATATAAAGCTCATAAAAGAAAGACCGGGACAAAATGCAGTATTTCTTATCAAATTCAGCACCGGATTCCATCCTGTTTGGGGTAAACTTATAGAAGGTGATCAATACTTGGGTATTGATATTGCCAACAATTACACTATAAATCGGGCAACCTGTATTGTTAAAGATAGGTTATTCATTCATCTTTCACTGATGGGTACTTATATTTTGTCAAATCATAAAAAAATCAGCATTAACAATATAAACAACCCAATTACAAATGTTCTTGTTGTTTTGGATAATAATGCTAATATCGGAAATATTTTCCCTGTTTTTCCCGGAAATATCTTTACCGGAATGATTGATGAAAAAAATTATGTAGCCGTTTACAAGGAATTTCAGGATCATTATCATTTTGACTCATTAAATCCATACTTCTCGATGAAAGGTTGGGTGGTTAGAAAAAGAGCACTGGTTACTTTTTCACAAATGAATGAAGATCAAAAAATTAAAGAGTTTTCTGTATATCCCAATCCATCTTTGAACGGAAAATTTACTATCACTTCTTCATCTTCTATTCAAGGCAAAAATTACGTTTACGACTTAAACGGGAATCTGATTCTTGAAACAGAAAGCACTTCCATAGACCTCAGTAATTTTCCTAAAGCTTCCTACTTGCTGAAGTCAGAACAATTCCCAAATGCTGTATGGCTACTCACCCAATAG
- a CDS encoding TonB-dependent receptor, translated as MLLKYFFSFTLLFIHFFCFSQNDFRQVVRGVVKDKDNGIPLPGANVILLDSGEYKGVSCDVNGSFRLENIKTGKHQLKVSFMGYKEVVIPILVHSAKELVLSIELEESVLTTLEIQVTANRDKFENNNKMATASVMKYNTEEAFRYAGSMADPARMAMNYAGVTSASEMSNEIVIRGNSPAGLLWLLDDVEIPNPNHFAAQGTTGGPISMLSNNVLANSDFFTAAFPAEYHQALSGVFDLKLRSGNNEQHEYTIQAGILGLEATLEGPFTKKHNSSYLVNYRYSTMDIIGKFIDLKIAGVPRYQDITIKTQFHTGKGNLSFFSIAGKGKMALLDSEEDSNDFTADPRRENFYLGSELAASGISYNWLNKKKLNQKLLVSLYYQKMLTSLDTLNDFDEPFEVYYDRSNDNRLTVKYTISKKIKSNISVKSGISAQKLFFSLDAARFNSHSSTLEMIIKDKVNLAEGPVLYGAFSQFLFRFSERFSLKTGLNLNYFSLSEKLTIEPRIGLNYNVNSLTTVYFAYGLHSKTPPLASLYAKTKTVDNTYITTNTTLDFSKTHHAVLGFSRMLTDNVRLKTETYFQYLFNIPVESHPSSFSLLNISNLGSGFSDLTADSLVNDGKGYNYGIEVSLEKYFSSKFYYLFTLSVFDSKYTASDKVERNTEFNSNYIINLLGGKEFSINENTALFISIKAVFSGGKRYTPIDLELSRKYKNTVRISSLAYSMQFEPYYKFDFKAGARFEQKRFSHEISVTVDNFTDHKNVFRQEYNVSKDEIVTQYQLGIIPGFYYRVYF; from the coding sequence ATGTTATTAAAGTACTTTTTCTCCTTTACCTTATTATTTATACATTTTTTTTGCTTTTCGCAGAATGATTTCAGGCAGGTCGTGCGTGGGGTGGTAAAAGACAAGGATAATGGCATACCATTGCCCGGTGCAAATGTCATTTTACTTGATTCTGGCGAATACAAAGGGGTTTCATGTGATGTCAACGGAAGTTTCAGGCTGGAAAATATTAAGACAGGGAAACATCAGCTGAAGGTCAGTTTTATGGGTTATAAAGAAGTGGTGATTCCGATACTGGTGCATTCTGCCAAAGAGCTTGTTCTGAGCATTGAACTGGAAGAATCGGTTTTAACGACTTTGGAGATTCAGGTTACGGCCAACAGGGATAAATTTGAGAACAATAATAAAATGGCAACTGCCAGTGTTATGAAATACAATACGGAAGAAGCATTTCGATATGCCGGCAGTATGGCTGACCCTGCCCGTATGGCCATGAACTATGCAGGAGTTACTTCTGCCAGTGAAATGTCGAACGAGATTGTTATCAGAGGAAACTCTCCGGCAGGCCTGCTCTGGCTGCTTGACGATGTGGAAATACCCAATCCCAACCATTTTGCTGCACAAGGGACTACAGGAGGGCCTATCAGTATGCTGAGTAACAATGTTCTGGCAAACAGTGATTTTTTTACTGCGGCTTTTCCGGCAGAATATCATCAGGCCTTATCAGGCGTATTCGATCTGAAACTCAGGTCAGGCAACAACGAACAGCATGAATACACAATACAGGCAGGAATTCTCGGCCTTGAAGCGACACTGGAAGGTCCTTTTACTAAAAAACATAATTCTTCCTATCTTGTCAATTACCGCTATTCCACCATGGATATTATCGGAAAGTTTATTGACCTGAAAATTGCGGGAGTTCCACGTTATCAGGATATTACGATAAAAACTCAATTTCACACAGGCAAAGGAAATCTGTCATTTTTCAGCATTGCTGGAAAAGGAAAAATGGCATTGCTGGATAGCGAAGAAGATTCCAATGATTTCACGGCTGACCCACGTAGGGAAAACTTTTATCTGGGTAGTGAGCTGGCTGCCTCAGGCATTTCATACAATTGGTTGAATAAAAAGAAGCTAAATCAGAAATTGCTGGTTTCTTTATATTATCAGAAGATGCTTACCAGTCTCGATACGCTGAATGATTTCGATGAACCTTTTGAAGTTTATTACGACCGTTCCAATGATAATCGTCTGACCGTAAAATATACTATCAGCAAAAAAATCAAATCAAATATCAGTGTAAAATCAGGGATTTCGGCTCAGAAGTTATTTTTCAGCCTTGATGCAGCCCGTTTCAACAGCCACTCTTCCACGCTTGAAATGATAATTAAAGATAAAGTAAATCTGGCAGAAGGGCCTGTACTTTACGGAGCTTTTTCCCAGTTTCTGTTCAGGTTTTCTGAAAGATTTAGTTTAAAAACAGGACTGAATCTGAACTATTTCAGCCTTTCGGAAAAATTGACTATTGAACCACGTATTGGTCTGAATTACAATGTCAATTCCCTCACAACTGTCTATTTTGCTTATGGTTTACACAGTAAAACTCCACCACTTGCTTCGCTTTATGCAAAAACAAAAACCGTTGACAATACATACATTACAACAAATACAACTTTGGATTTCAGTAAAACACATCATGCGGTGCTGGGTTTCAGCCGAATGCTGACCGACAATGTAAGGTTGAAAACCGAGACTTATTTTCAATATCTTTTCAATATTCCGGTAGAATCCCATCCTTCGTCTTTTAGTTTATTGAATATCAGTAATCTGGGCTCGGGGTTCAGCGACCTGACTGCCGACAGCCTGGTCAATGACGGAAAAGGGTATAATTACGGGATCGAAGTCAGTCTTGAAAAATATTTCAGCAGCAAATTTTATTATTTGTTTACCCTTTCGGTGTTCGACAGCAAATACACGGCTTCCGACAAAGTGGAAAGAAATACGGAATTTAACAGTAACTACATTATTAACCTGCTTGGTGGCAAAGAGTTCAGTATCAATGAAAATACAGCATTGTTTATCAGTATCAAAGCTGTTTTCAGCGGTGGCAAAAGATATACCCCCATTGATCTGGAGCTTTCAAGAAAATATAAAAACACGGTCAGGATTTCATCTTTGGCTTATTCCATGCAGTTTGAACCATATTATAAATTTGATTTCAAAGCTGGAGCACGTTTTGAACAAAAACGTTTCAGTCATGAGATTTCAGTTACAGTTGACAATTTCACGGACCATAAAAATGTGTTTCGCCAGGAATATAATGTTTCAAAAGATGAAATTGTGACCCAATATCAGTTGGGAATTATTCCCGGATTTTATTACAGGGTGTATTTTTAA
- a CDS encoding TetR/AcrR family transcriptional regulator, which produces MTDKLDTEQRILDAAKKIFMTKGMDGARMQEIADEAGINKALLHYYFRTKEKLFGAVFREAIDDFFPKVSGIMMADVHLFDKIRFFVQEYNKLLMSKPYIPGFIIMEVNRNPENILSVFLDYAEKISSQNLPALAQQIQQMAEQNEIRPVDPRHLIMNMLSLVVFPIISRPIVKTILFQNNDEYYQQFLLQRAEIVSDTIINSIRIK; this is translated from the coding sequence ATGACAGATAAACTTGATACAGAGCAAAGAATTCTTGATGCGGCCAAGAAAATATTTATGACTAAAGGGATGGATGGGGCGAGAATGCAGGAAATTGCCGATGAAGCGGGTATCAACAAAGCATTACTGCATTATTATTTCCGTACTAAAGAAAAGCTTTTCGGTGCAGTTTTCAGGGAGGCCATTGATGATTTTTTCCCGAAAGTCAGCGGTATCATGATGGCAGATGTCCATCTGTTTGATAAAATCAGATTCTTTGTACAAGAATACAACAAACTGCTGATGAGCAAACCATATATCCCGGGATTTATCATTATGGAAGTCAACAGAAACCCTGAAAACATCCTGTCAGTTTTCCTGGATTATGCAGAAAAAATTTCCAGTCAGAATCTGCCTGCCCTTGCCCAACAAATTCAGCAAATGGCAGAGCAAAACGAAATCAGGCCGGTTGACCCGCGTCATCTCATCATGAATATGCTTTCGCTGGTGGTTTTTCCCATTATCAGCAGGCCTATCGTTAAAACCATTCTGTTTCAGAACAATGATGAATATTATCAGCAATTCTTATTACAAAGAGCTGAAATTGTTTCAGATACAATAATTAATTCAATCAGGATAAAATGA
- a CDS encoding HlyD family efflux transporter periplasmic adaptor subunit, which produces MKIINALVIILILFSSCKREYVSDAYGNFETREIIVSAMAGGPIVSLKIEEGQTLDSGQIAGIIDTTSLVIQKEQLLAKKEAILVKSGNIEAQAKAIREQLSSLQIEKERLEKLFKEGAATSQQMDDINGKIKVLNAQIESVQSQQPSISKEAVSIDKQIDLIDYQLNNCKIVNPLKGTVLTKYAEQSEVVSMGKPIYKIADLRNMYLRAYISGGQLSSVKIGQKVKVLIDDKNKKMKELTGIVSWISSNAEFTPKIIQTKETRVNLVYAMKVKVSNDGSLKIGMPGEVRFE; this is translated from the coding sequence ATGAAAATAATCAATGCACTCGTAATTATTCTGATTCTTTTTTCCTCATGCAAAAGAGAATATGTTTCCGATGCTTACGGAAATTTTGAAACCCGGGAAATCATAGTATCTGCCATGGCAGGCGGGCCTATTGTTTCGCTTAAAATTGAGGAAGGCCAAACACTTGATTCAGGGCAGATTGCCGGAATAATTGATACTACCTCTCTGGTTATTCAGAAAGAGCAACTTTTAGCCAAAAAGGAGGCTATACTGGTAAAATCAGGGAATATAGAAGCTCAGGCAAAAGCCATCAGGGAGCAACTGTCCAGTTTACAGATTGAAAAAGAAAGATTGGAAAAACTCTTTAAGGAGGGAGCCGCCACTTCTCAGCAAATGGATGATATTAACGGAAAGATAAAAGTACTGAATGCACAAATTGAGAGCGTTCAAAGCCAGCAACCATCTATCTCAAAAGAAGCAGTATCTATTGACAAGCAAATAGATTTAATTGATTATCAGCTAAATAATTGCAAAATAGTCAATCCCCTAAAAGGAACTGTTCTTACCAAATATGCAGAACAAAGTGAAGTGGTAAGCATGGGAAAACCTATTTACAAAATTGCTGATTTGAGAAATATGTATCTGAGGGCTTACATCTCCGGTGGTCAATTGTCATCAGTTAAAATTGGGCAGAAAGTTAAGGTTTTAATTGATGACAAAAACAAGAAAATGAAAGAGTTAACAGGCATTGTCAGCTGGATAAGCAGCAATGCGGAATTTACTCCAAAAATCATACAGACCAAAGAAACAAGGGTCAATCTGGTTTATGCTATGAAAGTAAAAGTAAGCAATGACGGTAGTTTGAAGATTGGGATGCCCGGGGAGGTCAGGTTTGAATAG
- a CDS encoding TolC family protein: MKKLIITFLIMSLTFGLKLKAQDTLSLEKCRDAALSNFPLTKAIELYQQSGKFMIDKNSASYFPRLNLNSQATWQSQVTSIDLSGLPFPVNITPPPNDQYKAVVEINQLIYDGGLTRKLNAIQINETEINIAGVKVEQYKIIDQINQLYISILLLNKQLELTELTKELIEQKLKKAEAGIRNGIFLQSHADILKAEMLKIEQQFKNLYYRKKSLLESLSKLTGLAISENTVFSEIKEEYIQVKNSRPEEALFDFQKKLIDKRIELLSVSRLPKLYAFGQMGFGRPGLNFLSNEFKPYAIAGASLNWNIWDWHQSKNEKNSLEIQKEIIETKRQTFEQSLDILSVTEKNNIDKYNEAILRDAEIIALREKITKVASSQLDNGSITATEYLAELNAEMQARLNLEVNKLLLLQAKMNLNFIKGY, translated from the coding sequence ATGAAAAAACTTATCATCACTTTTTTAATCATGAGCCTGACTTTTGGATTAAAACTAAAAGCACAGGATACGCTCAGTCTGGAAAAATGCAGGGATGCCGCCTTGTCGAATTTCCCGCTGACAAAGGCTATTGAATTGTATCAGCAGTCAGGGAAATTCATGATAGATAAAAATTCAGCTTCGTATTTTCCAAGACTCAATCTGAATTCGCAGGCCACCTGGCAATCTCAGGTTACTTCCATCGACCTGAGCGGACTTCCTTTTCCGGTTAACATTACCCCTCCGCCAAATGACCAATACAAGGCTGTTGTTGAAATCAATCAGTTAATTTATGATGGGGGTCTGACCAGAAAACTGAATGCCATTCAAATCAATGAAACAGAAATAAACATTGCAGGTGTCAAGGTAGAGCAGTATAAAATCATCGATCAGATTAATCAGTTGTATATCAGTATTTTACTGTTAAACAAACAGCTTGAGCTAACAGAACTGACGAAAGAACTTATTGAGCAAAAATTAAAAAAAGCAGAAGCAGGAATCAGAAATGGGATATTTCTGCAAAGCCATGCCGATATATTAAAAGCCGAAATGCTGAAAATTGAACAGCAATTTAAAAATCTGTATTACAGAAAAAAAAGCCTGTTGGAATCTCTTTCAAAACTTACAGGTTTGGCAATTTCAGAAAACACCGTTTTCAGCGAAATTAAGGAGGAATATATTCAGGTTAAAAATTCCCGTCCTGAAGAAGCCTTGTTTGATTTTCAGAAAAAACTGATTGACAAAAGAATAGAATTGCTTTCTGTATCCCGTTTACCCAAATTATATGCCTTTGGACAGATGGGCTTTGGCAGGCCGGGACTTAACTTTCTGAGTAATGAATTTAAACCTTATGCCATCGCTGGCGCCAGCCTGAACTGGAATATCTGGGACTGGCATCAAAGCAAAAATGAAAAAAACAGCCTCGAAATCCAGAAGGAAATTATAGAAACCAAACGACAAACATTCGAACAATCTCTTGATATTCTTTCAGTTACTGAGAAAAACAACATTGACAAATACAATGAAGCTATCCTCAGAGACGCTGAGATCATTGCTTTAAGGGAGAAAATCACAAAAGTAGCTTCGAGCCAGCTTGACAACGGATCTATTACCGCCACAGAATATCTGGCAGAACTGAATGCTGAAATGCAGGCCAGACTCAACCTTGAAGTTAACAAGCTGTTGTTGCTTCAGGCAAAAATGAACTTAAATTTTATTAAAGGATACTAA